The Levilactobacillus namurensis genomic interval AACTTGCAGGGTGCGCCGTTCGAAACGGGACGCCCCTACGCCCGGAATAACGGTGCGTGGGGGGATTGATTCCGGAGGGGGGATTTCCAACAGGCCCTGTCAGGTGTGGTATGATAGCTATAAATGACAGAATTTTTGAAAGCGATGGGCTAAAAAGATGAGACTAGACTTTTCTGTCGCCGTTCACAGCTTGCTCTATCTGGACGAGAATCGTCCCCGGAAGATTGCCAGCCGTGAGTTAGCGACTTCTTTACAATTGAATGCGGTCATGATCCGCAACATCTTATCCGTTTTGCATAAGCAGGGGTACATTGAAGGCTCGGTAGGCAAGAACGGGGGATATCAGTTGATTCGGGACCTGGCGGATATCAACGTGGGGGAACTCTACGACCTGACGATTCCACCAACCATTAGTTACGCCCGG includes:
- a CDS encoding Rrf2 family transcriptional regulator, which codes for MRLDFSVAVHSLLYLDENRPRKIASRELATSLQLNAVMIRNILSVLHKQGYIEGSVGKNGGYQLIRDLADINVGELYDLTIPPTISYARFITGDSKGAKVSDSTDISANISQTLTDLFTLADDDYRRFYHQFTMTALKRDLHSHGYFRQLIHRQQENGTSEN